The following coding sequences lie in one Populus nigra chromosome 15, ddPopNigr1.1, whole genome shotgun sequence genomic window:
- the LOC133674153 gene encoding uncharacterized protein LOC133674153: protein MGGGDIEKMITIGLVWGATNALIRRGALLWDHQSLKSSSSSSSSSLSSPPKFHQKLLSSLKSWLSLLLFWQYSLPFLLNLSASAIFFAILSDTPISLAVPVTNATTFAATAVFGMLLGEDTRVDLALLGTVECWWQEKEPKFPG, encoded by the exons ATGGGTGGAGGAGACATAGAGAAGATGATCACCATAGGCCTAGTGTGGGGTGCCACCAATGCCTTAATTCGTCGCGGTGCACTTCTCTGGGACCACCAATcgctaaaatcttcttcttcttcttcttcgtcttcccTTTCGTCTCCTCCAAAATTCCACCAGAAACTCCTCTCTTCACTCAAAAGCTGGCTCAGCCTTCTCTTATTTTGGCAATACTCTCTTCCTTTCTTGCTTAATCTCTCTGCCTCTGCCATCTTCTTCGCCATCTTAAGTGACACCCCCATATCTCTGGCTGTCCCAGTCACCAATGCTACAACATTTGCTGCTACAGCTGTGTTTGGAATGCTTTTAGGAGAAGATACCCGAGTCGACCTCGCTTTGCTGGGCACAG TTGAATGCTGGTGGCAGGAAAAGGAACCGAAGTTTCCGGGATGA